One genomic region from Sphingobacterium sp. UGAL515B_05 encodes:
- a CDS encoding DUF5686 and carboxypeptidase-like regulatory domain-containing protein, giving the protein MQYRFLLVLLFFTSRLFGQGASLTGIVLDASTAKPIQGVTVKLSNTAKSVATNKEGHFQLPAVPDNWELLFSAVGYKKQVFPMSVAQGKKVLIIRLEDEQQSLDEVVVNAPKKRKYTNKHNPTVDLIRKVIEKRDENNALNGTGGNYQEYEKLSMSLSIQNQKVDKSRLLKRFGFLKQGMDTLKYPGRSLVPIFMDEKIGQRKLDPVKGSGFVLLGENQSRVDQYLDEDGIDEYLDKIYGETDIYDTDVSIGNRRFLSPIATLGPSFYKYYLVDTLKDSKPWHAKIRVEPRNREDALFSGFIYIRLDGSYALDQAELTINEATNINWVKGLNIVLNYSENQAHRFFLSRGVLTIDMGIFKDGMGLFGEKVTNRSLVDANQLIVNGKALTRTGPQNPNGIDWNLARPEKLSTLEEQAFTNIDSLKQSKSFKNLMALGSFIMSGYYGRGVIEIGPVPSFYSFNPVEGSRFKFGGNTTDLFSKTLVLDGYGAYGTKDRQWKYNVGATYSFNGESVYKFPVKLVSAKVSKEVQVPGQDLNFIDNDNFLLSFRRGENDKMFYLQRRQIEYWQEFENHLSFKVGFFNQILSPGGILEFDRRAFRRSNGNELWTSAFTGEIRWAPHEKLYQGKRYRRIINTGQPVFTLAAQVGVKGLLGGDYNYQRFILNANKRFFASQFGFADVVLESGIQFGKVPYPLMIIHRANQTYSYQLNSYNLMNSMEFMSDKYASLLVQHSFNGFFLNKVPLLKKLDLREIASVKMLYGAVDASNRYTKSFDELPKDPREPQLFSLNNGAYIEGSVGLSNIFKILRVDLVRRFTYLDNPSVSPWGVRAKIGIDF; this is encoded by the coding sequence ATGCAATATCGTTTTTTATTGGTTTTATTGTTCTTTACTTCTCGACTATTTGGACAAGGAGCTTCATTAACAGGGATTGTCCTCGATGCCTCAACGGCAAAACCTATACAAGGTGTTACTGTAAAGCTTTCCAATACGGCAAAATCTGTAGCAACAAATAAAGAGGGGCACTTTCAGCTGCCGGCAGTACCTGATAACTGGGAGTTACTATTTAGTGCGGTTGGCTATAAAAAACAGGTATTCCCGATGAGTGTCGCACAGGGCAAGAAAGTTCTTATTATCCGTTTGGAAGATGAACAACAAAGTCTCGATGAAGTTGTCGTGAATGCGCCTAAAAAAAGAAAATACACGAATAAACATAATCCAACAGTAGATTTAATCCGTAAAGTAATTGAAAAAAGAGATGAAAATAATGCGTTAAATGGAACGGGAGGTAACTACCAGGAATATGAAAAGTTATCAATGTCTTTGTCTATACAGAATCAAAAGGTGGATAAATCCCGTTTACTGAAACGATTCGGATTCCTGAAGCAGGGGATGGATACACTAAAATATCCAGGAAGGTCGTTGGTGCCCATATTTATGGATGAAAAAATAGGGCAGCGAAAATTAGATCCAGTTAAAGGTTCCGGTTTTGTTTTATTGGGTGAGAATCAGTCACGCGTAGATCAGTACCTGGATGAAGATGGTATTGATGAGTATTTGGATAAAATCTATGGTGAAACAGATATCTATGATACAGATGTCTCTATTGGGAATAGACGTTTTTTAAGCCCTATAGCAACGTTGGGACCTTCGTTTTATAAATATTACTTGGTTGACACCTTGAAGGATAGTAAACCTTGGCATGCAAAAATACGCGTAGAGCCAAGGAATAGGGAGGATGCACTTTTTTCAGGCTTCATCTATATCCGCTTAGACGGGAGTTATGCATTGGATCAAGCGGAGCTGACGATCAACGAAGCGACCAATATCAACTGGGTAAAGGGTTTAAATATTGTTTTGAATTATTCGGAAAATCAAGCGCATCGTTTTTTTCTGAGCAGGGGAGTACTGACGATAGACATGGGGATTTTTAAGGATGGTATGGGCTTGTTTGGGGAGAAAGTGACCAATAGGTCTTTAGTTGATGCAAATCAGTTGATTGTTAATGGTAAAGCATTGACGCGAACTGGACCACAAAATCCAAATGGAATTGACTGGAATCTTGCAAGACCTGAGAAACTGAGTACGTTGGAGGAGCAGGCCTTTACGAATATCGATAGTTTAAAACAGTCAAAATCTTTTAAAAATTTGATGGCTTTGGGCTCCTTCATTATGTCGGGTTATTATGGTCGCGGTGTCATCGAAATAGGGCCAGTACCATCATTTTATAGTTTTAATCCGGTAGAAGGAAGCCGATTTAAGTTCGGCGGCAACACAACGGATCTTTTTAGCAAAACATTGGTACTGGATGGCTACGGGGCCTATGGGACGAAAGATAGGCAATGGAAATATAATGTGGGTGCCACTTACTCATTTAATGGTGAATCGGTGTATAAATTTCCGGTAAAGTTGGTCTCTGCTAAGGTTAGCAAAGAGGTACAGGTGCCGGGACAGGATCTAAATTTCATTGACAATGATAATTTTCTGCTTTCATTCAGAAGAGGGGAAAATGACAAAATGTTTTATCTACAGCGGAGGCAGATCGAATACTGGCAGGAATTTGAAAACCATCTATCCTTTAAAGTAGGGTTCTTCAATCAAATCCTTAGTCCAGGTGGTATTTTGGAGTTCGATCGTCGAGCTTTTCGAAGAAGTAACGGTAATGAGCTATGGACTTCTGCTTTCACCGGAGAAATTCGCTGGGCTCCACATGAGAAACTATACCAGGGGAAACGTTATCGGCGTATTATCAATACAGGTCAGCCTGTTTTTACCTTAGCCGCACAGGTTGGCGTGAAAGGTTTATTGGGTGGAGATTATAACTACCAACGTTTTATATTAAATGCCAATAAGCGATTTTTTGCCTCCCAATTTGGTTTTGCGGATGTTGTGCTTGAGTCGGGCATTCAATTTGGGAAAGTTCCTTATCCCCTGATGATTATTCACCGTGCAAATCAGACCTATTCGTATCAGCTCAATTCATACAATTTGATGAATTCAATGGAGTTTATGAGCGATAAGTATGCTTCATTATTGGTTCAACATTCATTTAATGGTTTTTTTCTGAATAAAGTTCCGCTTCTGAAAAAACTGGATCTCCGGGAGATCGCCTCTGTAAAGATGTTGTATGGAGCTGTCGACGCCTCCAATAGATACACGAAAAGTTTTGATGAATTACCCAAGGATCCTCGCGAACCGCAGCTGTTCTCCCTCAATAATGGGGCTTATATAGAAGGGAGTGTCGGCTTGAGTAATATCTTTAAAATTCTACGTGTCGATCTGGTGCGTCGATTTACTTATTTGGATAATCCAAGTGTATCTCCTTGGGGCGTAAGGGCAAAGATCGGTATTGATTTTTAA